A stretch of Leisingera sp. S132 DNA encodes these proteins:
- the deoC gene encoding deoxyribose-phosphate aldolase, translating to MDSQTAERSAQLPQLAEPRNPGMELDLDWVAAVQANTSAIERRCATLPGRRSVKKDHQAAWLLKAISLIDLTTLSGDDTEGRVRRLCGKARQPVSAGLLRTLGMEGLTTGAVCVYHDMIPTAVKALEGTGIPVAAVSTGFPAGLSPFHLRVAEIEESVKDGAEEIDIVITRRHVLQGNWQALYDEMKAFRHACGDAHVKAILATGELGSLRNVARASLVCMMAGADFIKTSTGKESVNATLPVSLVMIRAIRDYYDRTGYRVGYKPAGGISKAKDALVYLALMKDELGDRWLQPDLFRFGASSLLNDIERQLEHHVTGAYSAGYRHAMG from the coding sequence ATGGATAGCCAAACCGCTGAACGAAGCGCGCAGCTGCCGCAGCTGGCTGAGCCGCGCAATCCGGGCATGGAACTGGACCTGGACTGGGTCGCAGCCGTGCAGGCCAACACTTCGGCCATCGAACGCCGCTGCGCCACCCTCCCGGGCCGCCGCAGCGTCAAGAAGGACCACCAGGCCGCCTGGCTCTTGAAGGCGATCAGCCTGATCGACCTCACCACCCTCTCCGGTGACGACACCGAGGGCCGGGTGCGCCGCCTGTGCGGCAAGGCGCGCCAGCCGGTAAGCGCGGGCCTTTTGCGCACGCTGGGGATGGAGGGCCTCACCACTGGCGCAGTCTGCGTCTACCACGACATGATCCCGACCGCGGTCAAGGCGCTGGAAGGCACCGGCATCCCGGTTGCTGCCGTCTCCACCGGCTTTCCGGCCGGCCTGTCGCCGTTTCACCTGCGGGTCGCGGAGATCGAGGAAAGCGTCAAGGACGGGGCAGAGGAGATCGACATCGTGATCACCCGCCGCCATGTTCTGCAGGGCAACTGGCAGGCGCTGTATGACGAGATGAAAGCGTTTCGCCACGCCTGCGGCGATGCCCATGTGAAGGCGATCCTGGCAACCGGCGAGCTGGGCAGCTTGCGCAATGTGGCGCGCGCCTCGCTGGTCTGCATGATGGCGGGCGCCGATTTCATCAAGACCTCCACCGGCAAGGAGAGCGTAAACGCAACGCTGCCTGTGTCGCTGGTGATGATCCGGGCGATCCGCGACTATTACGACCGCACCGGCTACCGCGTCGGTTACAAGCCCGCGGGCGGCATTTCCAAGGCCAAGGACGCGCTGGTCTATCTTGCGCTGATGAAGGACGAACTGGGCGACCGCTGGCTGCAGCCGGACCTGTTCCGCTTTGGCGCCTCATCACTGCTGAACGATATTGAGCGCCAGCTGGAACACCATGTCACCGGGGCATACTCCGCCGGCTACCGCCACGCGATGGGCTGA
- the mutL gene encoding DNA mismatch repair endonuclease MutL: protein MSSAEPHIREKSASDSRPIIRQLDDSAINRIAAGEVVERPASAVKELVENAIDAGATRISVEIADGGKTLIRVTDDGCGMTPEDLPLALSRHATSKIDGTDLLNIHTFGFRGEALPSLGAVGRLTITSRAEGHEAAQIRVSGGKLEQVKPAALRAGTIVELRDLFFATPARLKFMRTERAEAQAISDTVKRLAMAEPSIGFTLRDVSGGGEGRITFRADPLSGDLFDALHGRLASVLGREFAENALKIDATREGIRLYGYAALPTYSRGAAVAQFLFVNTRPVKDKMLSGALRAAYFDFLSRDRHPAAALFIDCDPQLVDVNVHPAKSEVRFRDPGLARGLIVSSLRHALAEAGHRASTTVAGATLGAMKAEQPTASGGPRIYQMDRPSFGARAASYTAQQPESFAPAPAYQPQASAGFAELAGAYSGRVTEPPEAPMAPGQPLDAPEGTAPGAEALPLGAARGQVHENYIIAQTADGMVIVDQHAAHERLVYEKLKRQMAENGVAAQALLIPEIIELSDNDCACLLGVADELAKFGLGIEAFGGNAIAVRETPAILGEVNAEAMIKDILDELSDQGESQLVQARVEAILSRVACHGSIRSGRRMRGEEMNALLREMEATPHSGQCNHGRPTYVELKLADIERLFGRT, encoded by the coding sequence ATGAGCAGTGCAGAACCCCATATCCGCGAAAAATCAGCGTCAGACAGCCGGCCAATCATCCGCCAGTTGGACGACAGCGCCATCAACCGGATCGCCGCGGGCGAGGTGGTGGAACGCCCCGCCTCCGCTGTGAAAGAACTGGTGGAAAACGCCATTGATGCCGGGGCCACACGGATCTCGGTAGAGATTGCGGATGGCGGCAAGACCTTGATCCGGGTCACCGACGATGGCTGCGGCATGACACCGGAGGACTTGCCGCTGGCGCTGAGCCGCCACGCGACCTCCAAGATCGATGGCACGGACCTGCTGAACATCCACACCTTCGGCTTCCGGGGCGAGGCGCTGCCGAGCCTGGGTGCCGTCGGGCGGCTGACCATCACCAGCCGGGCCGAGGGTCATGAGGCGGCGCAGATCCGGGTTTCGGGCGGCAAGCTGGAGCAAGTGAAGCCTGCAGCCTTGCGGGCAGGCACCATCGTAGAGCTGCGGGATCTGTTCTTTGCAACACCTGCGCGGCTCAAGTTCATGCGTACCGAACGCGCAGAGGCGCAGGCGATTTCAGATACTGTGAAACGGCTCGCAATGGCGGAGCCATCAATTGGCTTTACCTTGCGCGATGTCTCCGGAGGCGGAGAGGGACGGATCACCTTCCGCGCAGATCCCCTGTCTGGCGATCTTTTTGACGCGCTGCACGGCCGGCTGGCCTCTGTTCTAGGGCGGGAGTTTGCCGAAAACGCGCTGAAGATCGACGCAACCCGCGAGGGCATCCGGCTTTATGGCTATGCGGCGCTGCCGACCTATTCCCGCGGCGCGGCGGTGGCGCAGTTCCTGTTTGTGAACACAAGGCCGGTGAAGGACAAGATGCTGTCCGGCGCGCTTAGGGCGGCCTATTTCGATTTCCTCAGCCGCGACCGGCACCCGGCAGCGGCACTGTTCATCGACTGCGACCCGCAGCTGGTGGACGTGAACGTGCACCCGGCAAAATCCGAGGTGCGGTTCCGCGATCCCGGCCTGGCGCGCGGCCTGATCGTTTCCTCCTTGCGCCATGCGCTGGCCGAAGCCGGTCACCGCGCCTCGACCACCGTGGCCGGTGCCACGCTGGGGGCGATGAAGGCGGAACAGCCCACCGCGAGCGGCGGCCCCCGGATCTATCAGATGGACCGGCCTTCTTTTGGTGCTCGGGCGGCATCTTATACGGCGCAGCAGCCGGAGAGCTTTGCGCCTGCACCCGCCTACCAGCCGCAGGCGTCTGCTGGGTTTGCCGAGCTGGCCGGTGCCTACAGCGGCCGGGTGACAGAACCGCCAGAGGCTCCGATGGCCCCGGGTCAGCCCTTGGATGCGCCTGAAGGCACCGCGCCCGGGGCCGAAGCCCTGCCGCTGGGTGCGGCGCGCGGCCAGGTGCATGAGAACTACATCATCGCCCAGACCGCCGACGGCATGGTGATTGTCGACCAGCACGCCGCCCACGAGCGGCTGGTCTATGAAAAGCTGAAACGCCAGATGGCGGAGAACGGCGTCGCCGCGCAGGCGCTGCTGATTCCAGAGATCATTGAGCTGAGCGACAACGACTGTGCCTGCCTCTTGGGGGTCGCGGATGAGCTGGCGAAATTCGGTCTCGGGATTGAGGCCTTCGGCGGCAATGCCATTGCGGTGCGGGAAACTCCGGCGATCCTGGGTGAGGTCAATGCCGAGGCAATGATCAAGGACATCCTGGATGAGCTGTCTGATCAGGGCGAAAGCCAGCTGGTGCAAGCGCGTGTCGAGGCCATCCTGAGCCGGGTTGCTTGCCATGGCTCAATCCGCTCCGGCCGCCGGATGCGGGGCGAGGAGATGAACGCGCTGCTGCGGGAGATGGAGGCCACGCCCCATTCCGGCCAGTGCAACCATGGCCGCCCCACCTACGTGGAATTGAAACTGGCAGATATCGAGCGCCTGTTCGGGCGCACATGA
- the rmuC gene encoding DNA recombination protein RmuC has translation MTLEEAQWVIYALAGLAALLALAGLRLRGTARQLEQVNADQRSHIAGLKAEAARLPELTDELATLRRVHENERTGRYQAEAQVQALKAEHAARLEELKHMNQQMEHKFASLASGVLKQNSESFLSLVSERFQAHSKTADEDLAKRHAAIENLVKPLDQKLGQFGERIKEIEQARNEAYGAIQTQVKHLAEGQAALGGETRKLVQALRAPKTRGRWGEMQLRQVFEMAGMAEHVDYELEKSVGTDDGLRRPDAVVRIPGGKSIVVDAKTPLEAYLDALEAETPDQQQAALARHANHVKTHVRQLASKSYQSALGETPDFVVMFIPGETFVSAAAEADPGLIEYAFENKVLIATPTTLMALVKSIAYGWQQEKMAENAVEVQKTAKELYDRLATFSKNLASVGRSLSSSVNNYNKAVGSLEARVLPSARRFEAMGVVANGAELEDPGQVEVEPRQVALLAEE, from the coding sequence GTGACACTGGAAGAAGCCCAATGGGTAATCTATGCGCTGGCTGGACTGGCCGCACTTCTGGCGCTGGCCGGTCTGCGGTTGCGCGGCACGGCCCGGCAGCTGGAGCAGGTGAACGCGGATCAGCGCAGCCACATCGCGGGGCTGAAGGCTGAAGCGGCCCGGCTGCCGGAACTGACGGACGAGCTGGCCACCCTGCGCCGCGTGCATGAAAACGAGCGCACCGGCCGCTATCAGGCAGAGGCACAGGTGCAGGCGCTGAAAGCCGAGCACGCGGCACGGCTGGAAGAGCTGAAGCACATGAACCAGCAGATGGAGCACAAGTTTGCCTCGCTGGCTTCGGGTGTGCTGAAGCAGAATTCTGAAAGCTTCCTGAGCCTGGTCAGCGAGCGGTTTCAGGCCCACAGCAAGACAGCAGACGAGGATCTGGCCAAGCGCCATGCGGCGATTGAGAACCTGGTGAAACCGCTGGACCAGAAGCTTGGCCAGTTTGGGGAACGGATCAAGGAAATCGAACAGGCACGCAACGAGGCCTATGGCGCCATCCAGACGCAGGTGAAGCATCTGGCGGAGGGTCAGGCAGCGCTGGGCGGCGAAACCCGCAAGCTGGTGCAGGCTCTGCGCGCACCCAAGACCCGCGGCCGCTGGGGTGAGATGCAGCTGCGGCAGGTGTTCGAGATGGCCGGCATGGCTGAGCATGTGGACTATGAGCTGGAAAAAAGTGTTGGCACCGACGACGGCCTGCGCCGTCCCGACGCGGTGGTGCGCATTCCCGGCGGCAAGAGCATCGTGGTGGACGCAAAAACCCCGCTGGAGGCCTATCTGGATGCGCTGGAGGCGGAAACGCCGGATCAGCAGCAGGCGGCACTGGCCCGTCACGCAAACCATGTGAAAACCCATGTGCGGCAGCTGGCCTCCAAATCCTATCAAAGCGCGCTGGGGGAGACGCCGGATTTCGTGGTGATGTTCATCCCCGGCGAGACCTTCGTGTCGGCAGCAGCGGAAGCGGACCCGGGGCTGATCGAATACGCCTTTGAGAACAAGGTGCTGATCGCCACTCCGACCACGCTGATGGCCCTCGTAAAGTCGATTGCCTATGGGTGGCAGCAAGAGAAGATGGCAGAAAACGCCGTCGAAGTGCAGAAGACTGCCAAGGAGCTTTATGACCGGCTGGCAACCTTCTCCAAGAATCTCGCGTCGGTAGGGCGGTCGCTGTCGTCCTCGGTCAACAACTACAACAAGGCGGTGGGCTCGCTGGAAGCCCGTGTGCTGCCCTCGGCCCGAAGGTTTGAGGCGATGGGCGTCGTGGCCAATGGCGCTGAGTTGGAGGACCCAGGCCAAGTGGAAGTCGAGCCGCGCCAGGTGGCGCTTCTGGCGGAGGAGTAA
- a CDS encoding adenylate/guanylate cyclase domain-containing protein, translated as MKLPLALMTQRAEEAVLLRSAEVEAERIVALLRIAVALGLMLTMVLAVESVRVIEEPHLRRQVGLAAATMLSYLAVGVLIYWAIGKLLFKPWMIWLAVFADCAFLLLNTFLSLLNTGVPGGALFAMPAVWMAPVVLAFGVLRLNPLRLAVMLVLIAAGFAWMILWQPPQAAPDLVERIRLTLDSPPNFMRLVMLCLAGGVLVVAAVRMRALLHRSIEEARQKANLTRYLPAKLAGRLAGGGLEAMQEGRQQEMAILFIDIRGFTTWCEGREPQEVSSLITEFRTRVESVAARTGGLIDKYIGDAAMVLFEGDLAAAQALGCAEGLAAQMNDWRRAREQAGDTGLGAGIGVHWGEVFSGVTGTQDRLEYSVFGDTVNTAARLEQLTKAQGMMVIASADLLEAAGAEPAREGWMALPPEVLRGRSKGLALYGKPKG; from the coding sequence ATGAAGCTGCCGCTGGCTCTGATGACGCAGCGGGCCGAGGAAGCGGTCCTGCTGCGTTCTGCGGAGGTCGAGGCGGAGCGCATCGTTGCGCTTTTGCGGATTGCTGTGGCGCTGGGGTTGATGCTGACGATGGTGCTGGCCGTCGAGTCCGTGAGGGTGATTGAAGAGCCGCATCTGCGGCGTCAGGTCGGGCTGGCAGCGGCGACCATGTTGTCTTACCTGGCGGTTGGCGTGCTGATCTATTGGGCAATTGGGAAACTGCTTTTCAAGCCTTGGATGATCTGGCTGGCGGTTTTTGCAGATTGCGCCTTTCTGCTGCTGAACACATTCCTGTCGCTGCTGAACACAGGCGTGCCCGGTGGTGCGCTGTTTGCCATGCCCGCCGTTTGGATGGCCCCAGTTGTGCTGGCCTTCGGCGTTCTCAGGCTGAATCCGCTGCGGCTTGCCGTGATGCTGGTGCTGATCGCAGCGGGATTTGCATGGATGATCCTTTGGCAGCCGCCTCAAGCTGCGCCGGATCTGGTTGAGCGGATCAGGCTGACACTGGACTCTCCTCCAAACTTCATGCGTTTGGTGATGCTGTGTCTGGCCGGCGGTGTTCTGGTGGTGGCTGCCGTGCGGATGCGCGCGCTTTTGCACCGCTCCATTGAAGAAGCCCGCCAGAAGGCAAACTTGACCCGCTATCTGCCGGCGAAGCTGGCAGGCCGACTGGCTGGCGGCGGGCTGGAGGCAATGCAGGAGGGCCGGCAGCAGGAAATGGCAATCCTGTTTATCGATATCCGCGGCTTTACCACCTGGTGCGAGGGCCGCGAGCCTCAGGAGGTGAGCAGCCTGATCACGGAATTCAGGACGCGGGTGGAAAGTGTTGCAGCCCGGACAGGCGGTTTGATCGACAAATATATCGGCGATGCCGCGATGGTTCTGTTCGAAGGGGATCTCGCGGCGGCCCAAGCGCTGGGCTGCGCTGAAGGGCTGGCGGCGCAAATGAACGACTGGCGCCGGGCACGGGAACAGGCCGGTGACACCGGCTTGGGCGCCGGGATCGGTGTGCACTGGGGAGAGGTGTTCTCGGGTGTGACCGGCACGCAGGACCGGCTGGAGTATTCCGTCTTTGGCGACACGGTGAACACTGCGGCGCGGCTGGAGCAGCTGACCAAGGCGCAGGGCATGATGGTGATTGCCTCTGCGGACTTACTGGAGGCCGCCGGTGCAGAGCCCGCGCGCGAGGGCTGGATGGCGCTGCCGCCGGAAGTTTTGCGCGGGCGCAGTAAGGGGCTCGCTCTTTACGGGAAGCCGAAAGGTTAG